One window of Toxotes jaculatrix isolate fToxJac2 chromosome 19, fToxJac2.pri, whole genome shotgun sequence genomic DNA carries:
- the hey2 gene encoding hairy/enhancer-of-split related with YRPW motif protein 2, whose translation MKRPCEDSSSAESDVEETIDVGRDSVHPAHMKASFIRCGSPTTTTQVMARKKRRGIIEKRRRDRINSSLSELRRLVPTAFEKQGSAKLEKAEILQMTVDHLKMLQATGGKGYFDAHALALDFLSLGFRECVTEVSRYLSAVEGLESGDPLRSRLLAHLTSCASQRDAAALTAASHSPHHHHQQPHPLPHPFHPHHWAAAAAAVATAAAFRHLPAAASPYGLSGLSVSAEAGGGGAPQRLAELSQRSVASSYPSHADSTTSSSSPCSSSSSSSSLVLTCAPAPLSASLLSLSASFPIALHGGFPVLPPSSFTSTATTSPPITSSSSSQTPHSSSSKPYRPWGTEVGAF comes from the exons ATGAAGCGGCCGTGTGAGGACAGCAGCTCGGCGGAAAGTGACGTGGAGGAGACCATCGATGTGGGCAGAGACAGCGTTCATCCAGC ACACATGAAGGCGTCCTTTATAAGGTGTGGTTCACCCACGACGACCACTCAAGTGATGGCGAGGAAAAAACGCAGAGGG ATCATTGAGAAGAGACGCAGAGACAGAATCAACAGCAGTCTGTCAGAGTTACGGAGACTCGTCCCCACAGCGTTTGAGAAGCAG GGTTCAGCTAAACTGGAGAAGGCAGAAATCCTCCAGATGACCGTGGACCACCTGAAGATGCTGCAGGCCACAGGAGGGAAAg gttaCTTTGACGCCCACGCTCTGGCCCTGGACTTTCTGTCTCTGGGCTTCAGGGAGTGTGTGACGGAGGTTTCCCGCTACCTGAGCGCCGTGGAGGGCCTGGAATCCGGCGACCCCCTGCGCTCCCGCCTCCTGGCCCACCTCACCTCCTGCGCCTCCCAACGGGACGCCGCCGCCCTGACAGCCGCCTCCCACTCTCCgcatcaccaccaccagcagcctcaCCCTTTACCTCACCCCTTCCACCCTCATCACTGGGCTGCTGCAGCCGCCGCGGTGGCGACTGCGGCCGCGTTTCGCCATCTACCAGCCGCCGCCTCACCGTACGGACTGAGCGGCCTGTCAGTTTCTGCAGAGGCCGGAGGAGGCGGTGCCCCCCAGAGGCTGGCGGAGCTGTCACAGCGCAGCGTGGCCTCCTCCTATCCCTCCCACGCAgactccaccacctcctcctcctctccttgctcctcctcctcctcttcttcgtcTCTTGTGCTCACCTGCGCCCCCGCCCCTCTCTccgcctccctcctctccctgtcgGCTTCGTTTCCCATCGCCCTCCACGGAGGTTTCCCcgtcctccccccctcctccttcacctccaccgccaccaccagtcctcccatcacctcctcctcctcctcccagacTCCCCACAGTAGCAGCAGTAAACCATACAGACCGTGGGGAACCGAGGTGGGAGCGTTCTGA
- the LOC121199229 gene encoding lactoylglutathione lyase-like, with product MEGGGLSDEAASAACKEGDPITKDYMMQQTMLRVKDPERSLDFYTRILGMTLLQKIDFPSMRFTLYFLGYEDKLDIPADIKERTAWTFSRRATIELTHNWGSELDDNLSYHNGNSDPRGFGHVGIAVPDVYAACKLFEEHGVPFIKKEDSGKMRGLAFIQDPDGYWIEILSPNNMVSLMSP from the exons ATGGAGGGTGGAGGTCTGTCAGATGAAGCTGCATCTGCCGCCTGCAAAGAAGGAGACCCCATCACCAAG GACTACATGATGCAGCAGACGATGCTGAGGGTCAAAGATCCGGAACGATCTCTGGACTTCTACACTCGAATCCTGGGCATGAC GTTGCTGCAGAAAATCGACTTCCCCTCGATGCGTTTCACCCTCTATTTCCTGGGTTACGAGGACAAGCTGGACATCCCAGCTGACATCAAAGAGAGGACGGCGTGGACGTTCTCTCGCCGAGCCACCATAGAGCTCACACA taaCTGGGGCTCAGAGTTAGATGATAATCTGTCGTATCACAACGGGAACAGCGACCCGCGAGGATTTG GTCATGTTGGCATCGCTGTTCCTGATGTTTACGCTGCCTGCAAATTGTTTGAGGAGCATGGAGTGCCATTCATCAAGAAAGAAGACTCAG GGAAGATGAGGGGTCTGGCCTTCATTCAGGACCCTGACGGCTACTGGATTGAGATTTTAAGCCCAAACAACATGGTGTCATTAATGTCACCTTAG
- the bub1 gene encoding mitotic checkpoint serine/threonine-protein kinase BUB1 isoform X1: MDIASYLQCFERSLSSYTGDDPLDPWDKFVEFLEQRLPADGCSGMSAVFDSLVQRFLNVERYANDIRYVSYCIKCASYYSDPVVLYSHIFSKGIGTRTAALYVAWAQQFEQRGMNEQADAVYQKAMENQAQPADTVLQEYRQFHARTRSQTPGSAGGRNPLQSFQLTNQMSSHREPVAQSKASVDCLSKPPASKTTMIVSRSETSGAISSSQGSSAQTVPEYMKDELVCEGSELCFEEVRAETYFRKLRERQEKEHRENMEKLLRTQEEGILMIKSMLEKVNHNLEACGGSAEQPSPQMLSLVETATSLNVNPTQQPFGHPRPSNRLSSRRSLGLRLHTEPTFMQEATAITEAPQQQNQSRPNPLSSEVSRPPSILADRSVHFPKSVSTDPASLIQTSMVQQPVSFEQMNLSLHRPACGPAVNSDVLCQDTPVQPGSESGRPQEHSTTHQDVSQLHEPEEKLNVSQGGTGNLSHITPNNSLGFVQATPSRVLPSPTVNTREALDVIMDMFQAPTLLEDPFTNTSVLHAAEKGFDPGYPRNGGASSFTNPPTTTPFTIFQDDTDKENGSAAAPSAAEKPRPIKALAEIAVSKPDKSNETPPDLMPDESTMWGARYNSLNSLAACPNSTTDFAMLAQFVSTPFTHKTPFNSNFYQDQENNGGVGDADDEDFIRRQPKKLSPIMEQSPSDEKLSETAVSQLVPSSARHGTIVGEGLATGQHCLTSSSITMVQPPPPAVLSFRDQTLCPTDSSIARTTGPGWEVYTSPEQPPKQAPLISRQPESTVRPKSEPFKIMEDADRPTSPDQAQQPAGDVAMSPQCALRSDWLAIRSPVVIDQPDLDAFLSPLRPKTVPSETQDVPMSPEQPQLCSVVPMSPGQPPQFCTVDEPMSPDRRLMTGADVSMNTATPRTARTGAVRLVSDPWDNKLISDLLSSLTPPLTSHPCCITWQCNVPNITPKMTISMGKASLRVDCILGEGAFATVYQATDPMTSEKMVLKVQKPANPWEFYINTQLDARLQPDVRHLYSSVRSAHLFHNGSVLLGELHSYGTLLNAVNMYKALSDKVMPQPLVMYFTICILHMVEQLHSVHIVHADIKPDNFLLGERFLDNKCFDSENVDHGLVLIDLGQSIDMELFPEGTAFTTRCLTSGFQCTEMLSGKPWSYQTDYFGIAGTVYCMLFGTYMQVMNEGGVWKTNAVFRRNPHSDLWLEFFHTLLNVPDCVSLPSLRSLRGKLTSVLQQNYGSKLSTLKSRLVVLLLESRKAARR; the protein is encoded by the exons ATGGATATCGCCTCGTATTTACA GTGTTTTGAAAGAAGTTTGAGCTCATACACGGGAGACGATCCTCTGGATCCATGGGACAA GTTTGTGGAGTTCCTGGAGCAAAGACTACCCGCAGACGGTTGCAGTGGGATGTCAGCCGTGTTCGACAGTCTTGTACAGAGGTTTTTGAATGTCGAGCGATATGCAAATGACATCAGATATGTGAGCTACTGCATCAAATGT GCGAGTTATTATTCTGACCCCGTAGTGCTGTATAGTCACATCTTCAGTAAAGGCATCGGCACCAGGACTGCTGCGCTTTACGTGGCCTGGGCACAGCAGTTTGAGCAGAGGGGCATGAATGAACAGGCTGATGCTGTGTACCAGAAAGCAATGGAGAACCAAGCCCAGCCAGCTGACACTGTTCTCCAAGAATACAG GCAGTTTCATGCAAGAACCAGAAGCCAGACACCAGGATCAG CAGGTGGTCGAAATCCTTTGCAGAGCTTCCAGTTAACCAATCAGATGTCATCCCACAGAGAGCCAGTCGCTCAGAGCAag GCCTCTGTGGATTGTCTGTCCAAACCACCTGCCAGTAAAACAACCATGAT AGTTTCCCGCTCTGAGACTTCAGGGGCTATTTCTTCTAGTCAAGGCTCCAGTGCTCAGACTGTGCCAGAATACATGAAGGATGAACTCGTCTGTGAAGGATCTGAATTATGCTTTGAGGAGGTGAGAGCGGAGACATACTTCCGTAAGCTCCgggagagacaggaaaaggagcacagagaaaaca TGGAGAAGTTGTTGAGGACGCAGGAGGAAGGCATCCTGATGATCAAATCTATGCTGGAGAAAGTTAACCACAACCTGGAGGCCTGTGGTGGTTCAGCCGAGCAACCTTCACCACAGATG CTGTCTCTTGTAGAAACAGCCACCAGTTTGAACGTTAACCCTACCCAGCAGCCCTTTGGGCACCCTCGGCCCTCAAACCGCCTGAGCAGCAGACGCTCTCTTGGCTTAAGATTACACACTGAGCCGACCTTCATGCAAGAGGCCACCGCCATCACGGAGGCTCCTCAGCAGCAGAACCAATCCAGGCCAAACCCTCTGAGCTCCGAGGTATCTCGTCCTCCCTCTATCCTGGCAGACAGGAGCGTTCATTTCCCAAAATCAGTGTCCACAGACCCAGCGTCTCTCATCCAGACCTCGATGGTTCAGCAGCCGGTCAGCTTCGAGCAGATGAACCTGTCGCTCCACAGACCCGCCTGTGGTCCTGCTGTGAACTCTGATGTTCTCTGCCAGGACACTCCAGTTCAGCCCGGCAGCGAGAGCGGTCGACCCCAGGAGCACAGCACCACGCATCA ggATGTCAGTCAGTTGCACGAGCCCGAGGAGAAACTCAATG tgtcACAGGGGGGCACAGGTAACCTGTCTCACATCACTCCTAACAATTCACTGGGCTTTGTTCAGGCCACACCATCAAGGGTGCTGCCATCACCCACTGTCAACACGCGGGAAGCACTGG ATGTTATCATGGACATGTTCCAGGCTCCGACTCTGTTAGAAGATCCGTTCACCAACACGTCAGTGCTCCACGCTGCTGAGAAGGGCTTTGATCCTGGATACCCAAGAAATG GAGGCGCCTCGTCGTTCACTAACCCTCCCACGACGACCCCGTTCACCATTTTCCAGGACGACACCGACAAAGAAAACGGCAG tgctgctgctccctctgcgGCTGAGAAGCCTCGACCAATCAAAGCCCTGGCTGAAATCGCAGTGTCTAAGCCAGACAAATCCAAT GAGACTCCTCCGGATCTGATGCCCGATGAAAGCACCATGTGGGGAGCTCGCTACAACTCCCTCAACTCTCTGGCTGCGTGTCCCAACAGCACCACGGACTTCGCCATGCTGGCCCAGTTTGTCTCCactccattcacacacaaaacgcCTTTCAACAGCAACTTTTACCAGGACCAAG AGAACAACGGTGGTGTCGGTGATGCTGACGACGAGGATTTTATCAGACGTCAGCCCAAAAAACTCAG cCCCATCATGGAGCAGAGTCCGTCTGATGAGAAGCTCTCTGAAACAGCCGTCAGTCAGCTGGTTCCTTCCTCAGCAAGACACGGCACCATCGTCGGTGAAGGACTTGCCACCGGCCAGCACTGcctgacctcctcctccatcaccatggtgcagcctcctcctcccgctGTGCTCTCCTTCAGAGACCAGACGCTCTGTCCCACCGACTCCTCCATAGCCAGGACCACAGGACCCGGGTGGGAGGTGTACACGAGCCCGGAGCAGCCGCCCAAACAAGCCCCTCTGATCTCACGGCAGCCTGAGAGCACAGTCAGACCCAAAAGCGAACCTTTTAAAATCATGGAAGATGCAGACAGACCCACCAGTCCAGACCAAGCTCAGCAACCAGCCGGTGATGTTGCCATGAGTCCACAGTGTGCTCTCAGATCGGACTGGCTGGCCATCAGAAGCCCTGTGGTCATAGACCAGCCAGATCTAGACGCCTTCCTCAGTCCCCTTCGACCCAAGACAGTCCCCAGTGAGACCCAGGACGTTCCTATGAGTCCAGAGCAGCCCCAGCTGTGTTCCGTCGTGCCCATGAGCCCGGGGCAGCCGCCACAGTTCTGCACTGTGGATGAACCCATGAGTCCGGACAGAAGGCTGATGACAGGTGCTGACGTGTCCATGAACACAGCAACACCGAGGACAGCCAGGACAGGAGCCGTCCGGCTGGTGTCAGATCCCTGGGATAATAAACTGATCTCTGACCTGCTGTCATCACTCACCCCGCCTCTGACCTCTCACCCCTGCTGCATCACCTGGCAGTGCAACGTACCCAACATCACCCCGAAGATGACTATCAGCATGG GAAAGGCCTCCCTGCGAGTCGACTGCATCCTCGGTGAAGGTGCTTTTGCAACAGTCTACCAGGCTACTGACCCCATGACCTCAGAGAAGATGGTGTTAAAG GTTCAGAAACCAGCCAATCCCTGGGAGTTTTACATCAACACTCAGCTGGACGCTCGGCTGCAGCCCGACGTCCGTCATCTTTACAGCAGCGTCCGCTCAGCTCATCTCTTCCACAACGGAAGCGTTCTGCTCGGGGAGCTCCACAGCTACGGCACTCTGCTG AATGCAGTGAACATGTATAAAGCCCTGAGCGATAAGGTGATGCCTCAGCCTCTGGTCATGTACTTCACCATCTGTATCCTGCACATGGTGGAGCAGCTGCACAGCGTCCACATCGTCCACGCAGACATCAAACCCGACAACTTCCTACTGGGAGAGAG gttcTTGGATAACAAGTGCTTTGACTCTGAGAACGTGGACCACGGCCTCGTCCTCATCGACCTGGGACAGAGCATCGACATGGAACTTTTCCCAGAAGGCACTGCTTTCACCACCAGGTGTTTGACGTCAGGCTTCCAGTGTACAGAGATGCTCAGTGGGAAACCGTGGAGCTATCAG ACAGACTACTTTGGAATAGCAGGGACAGTGTACTGTATGCTGTTTGGGACGTACATGCAGGTCATGAATGAAGGTGGAGTCTGGAAGACAAACGCAGTATTTAGAAG AAACCCGCACAGCGACCTGTGGCTGGAGTTCTTCCACACTCTGCTGAACGTGCCGGACTGCGTCTCCCTGCCGAGCCTGAGGAGCCTCCGCGGCAAACTGACATCCGTCCTGCAGCAGAACTACGGCAGCAAACTGTCCACGCTCAAGAGCCGCCTGGTGGTTCTGCTGCTGGAGAGCCGCAAGGCAGCTCGGCGATGA
- the bub1 gene encoding mitotic checkpoint serine/threonine-protein kinase BUB1 isoform X2 has protein sequence MDIASYLQCFERSLSSYTGDDPLDPWDKFVEFLEQRLPADGCSGMSAVFDSLVQRFLNVERYANDIRYVSYCIKCASYYSDPVVLYSHIFSKGIGTRTAALYVAWAQQFEQRGMNEQADAVYQKAMENQAQPADTVLQEYRQFHARTRSQTPGSGGRNPLQSFQLTNQMSSHREPVAQSKASVDCLSKPPASKTTMIVSRSETSGAISSSQGSSAQTVPEYMKDELVCEGSELCFEEVRAETYFRKLRERQEKEHRENMEKLLRTQEEGILMIKSMLEKVNHNLEACGGSAEQPSPQMLSLVETATSLNVNPTQQPFGHPRPSNRLSSRRSLGLRLHTEPTFMQEATAITEAPQQQNQSRPNPLSSEVSRPPSILADRSVHFPKSVSTDPASLIQTSMVQQPVSFEQMNLSLHRPACGPAVNSDVLCQDTPVQPGSESGRPQEHSTTHQDVSQLHEPEEKLNVSQGGTGNLSHITPNNSLGFVQATPSRVLPSPTVNTREALDVIMDMFQAPTLLEDPFTNTSVLHAAEKGFDPGYPRNGGASSFTNPPTTTPFTIFQDDTDKENGSAAAPSAAEKPRPIKALAEIAVSKPDKSNETPPDLMPDESTMWGARYNSLNSLAACPNSTTDFAMLAQFVSTPFTHKTPFNSNFYQDQENNGGVGDADDEDFIRRQPKKLSPIMEQSPSDEKLSETAVSQLVPSSARHGTIVGEGLATGQHCLTSSSITMVQPPPPAVLSFRDQTLCPTDSSIARTTGPGWEVYTSPEQPPKQAPLISRQPESTVRPKSEPFKIMEDADRPTSPDQAQQPAGDVAMSPQCALRSDWLAIRSPVVIDQPDLDAFLSPLRPKTVPSETQDVPMSPEQPQLCSVVPMSPGQPPQFCTVDEPMSPDRRLMTGADVSMNTATPRTARTGAVRLVSDPWDNKLISDLLSSLTPPLTSHPCCITWQCNVPNITPKMTISMGKASLRVDCILGEGAFATVYQATDPMTSEKMVLKVQKPANPWEFYINTQLDARLQPDVRHLYSSVRSAHLFHNGSVLLGELHSYGTLLNAVNMYKALSDKVMPQPLVMYFTICILHMVEQLHSVHIVHADIKPDNFLLGERFLDNKCFDSENVDHGLVLIDLGQSIDMELFPEGTAFTTRCLTSGFQCTEMLSGKPWSYQTDYFGIAGTVYCMLFGTYMQVMNEGGVWKTNAVFRRNPHSDLWLEFFHTLLNVPDCVSLPSLRSLRGKLTSVLQQNYGSKLSTLKSRLVVLLLESRKAARR, from the exons ATGGATATCGCCTCGTATTTACA GTGTTTTGAAAGAAGTTTGAGCTCATACACGGGAGACGATCCTCTGGATCCATGGGACAA GTTTGTGGAGTTCCTGGAGCAAAGACTACCCGCAGACGGTTGCAGTGGGATGTCAGCCGTGTTCGACAGTCTTGTACAGAGGTTTTTGAATGTCGAGCGATATGCAAATGACATCAGATATGTGAGCTACTGCATCAAATGT GCGAGTTATTATTCTGACCCCGTAGTGCTGTATAGTCACATCTTCAGTAAAGGCATCGGCACCAGGACTGCTGCGCTTTACGTGGCCTGGGCACAGCAGTTTGAGCAGAGGGGCATGAATGAACAGGCTGATGCTGTGTACCAGAAAGCAATGGAGAACCAAGCCCAGCCAGCTGACACTGTTCTCCAAGAATACAG GCAGTTTCATGCAAGAACCAGAAGCCAGACACCAGGATCAG GTGGTCGAAATCCTTTGCAGAGCTTCCAGTTAACCAATCAGATGTCATCCCACAGAGAGCCAGTCGCTCAGAGCAag GCCTCTGTGGATTGTCTGTCCAAACCACCTGCCAGTAAAACAACCATGAT AGTTTCCCGCTCTGAGACTTCAGGGGCTATTTCTTCTAGTCAAGGCTCCAGTGCTCAGACTGTGCCAGAATACATGAAGGATGAACTCGTCTGTGAAGGATCTGAATTATGCTTTGAGGAGGTGAGAGCGGAGACATACTTCCGTAAGCTCCgggagagacaggaaaaggagcacagagaaaaca TGGAGAAGTTGTTGAGGACGCAGGAGGAAGGCATCCTGATGATCAAATCTATGCTGGAGAAAGTTAACCACAACCTGGAGGCCTGTGGTGGTTCAGCCGAGCAACCTTCACCACAGATG CTGTCTCTTGTAGAAACAGCCACCAGTTTGAACGTTAACCCTACCCAGCAGCCCTTTGGGCACCCTCGGCCCTCAAACCGCCTGAGCAGCAGACGCTCTCTTGGCTTAAGATTACACACTGAGCCGACCTTCATGCAAGAGGCCACCGCCATCACGGAGGCTCCTCAGCAGCAGAACCAATCCAGGCCAAACCCTCTGAGCTCCGAGGTATCTCGTCCTCCCTCTATCCTGGCAGACAGGAGCGTTCATTTCCCAAAATCAGTGTCCACAGACCCAGCGTCTCTCATCCAGACCTCGATGGTTCAGCAGCCGGTCAGCTTCGAGCAGATGAACCTGTCGCTCCACAGACCCGCCTGTGGTCCTGCTGTGAACTCTGATGTTCTCTGCCAGGACACTCCAGTTCAGCCCGGCAGCGAGAGCGGTCGACCCCAGGAGCACAGCACCACGCATCA ggATGTCAGTCAGTTGCACGAGCCCGAGGAGAAACTCAATG tgtcACAGGGGGGCACAGGTAACCTGTCTCACATCACTCCTAACAATTCACTGGGCTTTGTTCAGGCCACACCATCAAGGGTGCTGCCATCACCCACTGTCAACACGCGGGAAGCACTGG ATGTTATCATGGACATGTTCCAGGCTCCGACTCTGTTAGAAGATCCGTTCACCAACACGTCAGTGCTCCACGCTGCTGAGAAGGGCTTTGATCCTGGATACCCAAGAAATG GAGGCGCCTCGTCGTTCACTAACCCTCCCACGACGACCCCGTTCACCATTTTCCAGGACGACACCGACAAAGAAAACGGCAG tgctgctgctccctctgcgGCTGAGAAGCCTCGACCAATCAAAGCCCTGGCTGAAATCGCAGTGTCTAAGCCAGACAAATCCAAT GAGACTCCTCCGGATCTGATGCCCGATGAAAGCACCATGTGGGGAGCTCGCTACAACTCCCTCAACTCTCTGGCTGCGTGTCCCAACAGCACCACGGACTTCGCCATGCTGGCCCAGTTTGTCTCCactccattcacacacaaaacgcCTTTCAACAGCAACTTTTACCAGGACCAAG AGAACAACGGTGGTGTCGGTGATGCTGACGACGAGGATTTTATCAGACGTCAGCCCAAAAAACTCAG cCCCATCATGGAGCAGAGTCCGTCTGATGAGAAGCTCTCTGAAACAGCCGTCAGTCAGCTGGTTCCTTCCTCAGCAAGACACGGCACCATCGTCGGTGAAGGACTTGCCACCGGCCAGCACTGcctgacctcctcctccatcaccatggtgcagcctcctcctcccgctGTGCTCTCCTTCAGAGACCAGACGCTCTGTCCCACCGACTCCTCCATAGCCAGGACCACAGGACCCGGGTGGGAGGTGTACACGAGCCCGGAGCAGCCGCCCAAACAAGCCCCTCTGATCTCACGGCAGCCTGAGAGCACAGTCAGACCCAAAAGCGAACCTTTTAAAATCATGGAAGATGCAGACAGACCCACCAGTCCAGACCAAGCTCAGCAACCAGCCGGTGATGTTGCCATGAGTCCACAGTGTGCTCTCAGATCGGACTGGCTGGCCATCAGAAGCCCTGTGGTCATAGACCAGCCAGATCTAGACGCCTTCCTCAGTCCCCTTCGACCCAAGACAGTCCCCAGTGAGACCCAGGACGTTCCTATGAGTCCAGAGCAGCCCCAGCTGTGTTCCGTCGTGCCCATGAGCCCGGGGCAGCCGCCACAGTTCTGCACTGTGGATGAACCCATGAGTCCGGACAGAAGGCTGATGACAGGTGCTGACGTGTCCATGAACACAGCAACACCGAGGACAGCCAGGACAGGAGCCGTCCGGCTGGTGTCAGATCCCTGGGATAATAAACTGATCTCTGACCTGCTGTCATCACTCACCCCGCCTCTGACCTCTCACCCCTGCTGCATCACCTGGCAGTGCAACGTACCCAACATCACCCCGAAGATGACTATCAGCATGG GAAAGGCCTCCCTGCGAGTCGACTGCATCCTCGGTGAAGGTGCTTTTGCAACAGTCTACCAGGCTACTGACCCCATGACCTCAGAGAAGATGGTGTTAAAG GTTCAGAAACCAGCCAATCCCTGGGAGTTTTACATCAACACTCAGCTGGACGCTCGGCTGCAGCCCGACGTCCGTCATCTTTACAGCAGCGTCCGCTCAGCTCATCTCTTCCACAACGGAAGCGTTCTGCTCGGGGAGCTCCACAGCTACGGCACTCTGCTG AATGCAGTGAACATGTATAAAGCCCTGAGCGATAAGGTGATGCCTCAGCCTCTGGTCATGTACTTCACCATCTGTATCCTGCACATGGTGGAGCAGCTGCACAGCGTCCACATCGTCCACGCAGACATCAAACCCGACAACTTCCTACTGGGAGAGAG gttcTTGGATAACAAGTGCTTTGACTCTGAGAACGTGGACCACGGCCTCGTCCTCATCGACCTGGGACAGAGCATCGACATGGAACTTTTCCCAGAAGGCACTGCTTTCACCACCAGGTGTTTGACGTCAGGCTTCCAGTGTACAGAGATGCTCAGTGGGAAACCGTGGAGCTATCAG ACAGACTACTTTGGAATAGCAGGGACAGTGTACTGTATGCTGTTTGGGACGTACATGCAGGTCATGAATGAAGGTGGAGTCTGGAAGACAAACGCAGTATTTAGAAG AAACCCGCACAGCGACCTGTGGCTGGAGTTCTTCCACACTCTGCTGAACGTGCCGGACTGCGTCTCCCTGCCGAGCCTGAGGAGCCTCCGCGGCAAACTGACATCCGTCCTGCAGCAGAACTACGGCAGCAAACTGTCCACGCTCAAGAGCCGCCTGGTGGTTCTGCTGCTGGAGAGCCGCAAGGCAGCTCGGCGATGA